The sequence below is a genomic window from Vicinamibacterales bacterium.
CGTTCGACGCCCGCGGCACGAAGTTCAACCGCGGCAGCTTCATCGTCAAGGGAGTGTCGCAGGCGGATCTCGACAAGGCGATTGGCGAGATCGGGCTGAAGGCCGTGGCGCTCGACGCGGTGCCGTCGGTCAAGACCCATCCGGCGCGCGCCGCGCGCATCGCCGTCCTGCACATGTGGTCGAACACGCAGACGGAAGGCTGGTGGCGGCAGGCGTTCGATCTCTACGGGATCCCGTACGACTACGTCGATCCCAAGTTCATTCACGACACTGCCAACCTGCGCGCCAGCTACGACGTCATCATCTTCGGCCCGGGCGGCGGCCAGGGCGCCGTCGAGGGGACGCCGCTCTGGCGCAGCGCCATTCCGTACCAGAACACCGCCGACACGCCGAACGTCGGCACGTGGGCGCAGACCGATGACACGCGCATCGGGATGGGGCTCGAAGGGCTGCTGCACCTGCGCCAGTTCATCGATCAGGGGGGTGTGTTCATCGCCTCCAACAGCAGTGCCGATTTTGCGATCAACAACGCCTTGGCCTATGGCGTCACCTCGAACCGCGCCGGGGCCACCTCGCGCGTGGTCGGTTCGCTGCTGCGCACGAAACTGGCCGACGACACGAGCCCGATCGTCTACGGCGTGCCCGACAACCTCGCCGTCTACAGCGACGCGGGTGAGACGTTCAGCGTCAGCGCCACCGCCGGCGGCGTTGGCCGCGGCGGCGGGGGTGGGGGAGGGGCCGCGCCCGGCGGCGGTCGCGGCGGCGGCGCCGGCACTCGTCCGACGGGACGCGGCACGCCCGACGACGCCGACGTCGTGCAGGGACGTCCGCCGGACGAATCGACCGGCATGCCGACGCCTCCGCCGCCGCCGACCGTGCAGCCGTGGCAGTACGCGTTGCCGACCGAGGAAGCGCTCAAGCGCAATCCGGCCAATGTCATTCCGCCGCAGTTCCGGCCGCGGGTGCCGCTACGCTACGAGGCCCAGACGTCGCTGCTCGTCTCCGGGCTGCTCGACGGCGGCACCGACATCGCGCAGCGTCCCGTCGTCGTGGACGTGCCGGTCGGCAAGGGCCACGTGGTCCTGTTTGCGGCCAACCCGATCTACCGTGGCGAGACCATAGGCAGCTATTTCATGGTGTTCAATACGCTCCTCAACTTCGACGCCCTGGGCGCCGGAAGAAAGCTGGATCCGCGGTAGTGCGCGCTGGAGGCACCCTGAGCTCGCGCGGGTCATTGATGACGGCGCGACAGCTCAGGGTGACAAAAAATGGCGGCCGCGATTGACGCTGGGTGTCAGACCTCGAGAGCGGATCCGCACACGTCGCCGCAAGTTGCTGATTCGATTCGGTTCTAATACCTCAGCTGTGTCGGGTATGCCGGTTGCAACCTGCTGCGACGTGCTTTCAACCTACACGTCACAATCGTTCGGGACTGTCGTCCCGGAACTTCAACGCGCGGAGATCCGCATGATTCTCATCACGGGCTCGAACATCGGGGCTATGGAGCAGGCGGCAATCGCGCTGTTTCGCGCCGGGCAGATTCCGGTGCTGGGGGAGTGGATCGCGTCGCCGCTCGCGGCCGGAGAGCCGACTTTCGACGACGTGTACGAGCCGGTGCTCGAACGTCTGGTTGAGCGCTGTGATGCACTGCTCCGTCTGCCGGGCGCCTCGACCGATTCCGATTCGCTCGTCGGCGCGGCGCGGTCGCGCGGGCTTCGGGTCTACTTCACGCTGAGCGACGCGCTGGCGGGGTAAACTGCTCGTCAGCATGCTGACGAGACGAGAATTGATGTCTGGCGCGGCGGCCGTGGCGGCTGCCGCGTTGATGCGCGACGACGCGTGGGCGCAGGCGCCATCCGGCCAGGGCAGCGTCTCCTTTCTCATGCCGGCTGGCGCGACCGACTGCCACGCGCACGTCTTCTGCGACAGCAAGGCCTTCCCGATGGCGCCAGGGCGTACCTACACGCCCGATGCGGCGCCGGTCTCCGAATACATCGCACTCGCGCGCAGGCTCGGGATCGAGCGCACCGTCTTCATCCAGCCGAGCGTGTACGGCGCCGACAACACCTGCATTCTTGCGGCGATCCGCGAGATTGGCTCACATGCGCGCGGCATCGCGGTCGTCGGGGACACGACCTCCGACGCCGAGCTCGACGACATGATCCACACCGGTATCCGGGGCCTGCGGATCAATCTCGAGACGACAGGCCAGGCCGATCCGTCGCAGGCGCGCGAACGGTTCCTCGCCGCCGTCAAGCGCATCGGCGCACGCAAGCTGCACGTCCAGATGTTCACGCGGCCATCGGTCATCGCGGCGATCAAGGAGGCGATCGAGGCGTCGCCGCTGACGGTCGTGTTCGATCATTTCGGCGGCGCGCAGGCTGCCGGCGGCGTGGAGCAGCCTGGCTTCGACGCGCTGGCGGCGCTCGTCCAGTCGGGCAAGGCGTATGTGAAGCTCTCGGCGCCCTACCGCGGTTCGACCCAGACACCCGCCTACGCTGACATGGCGCCTCTGGCCAAGGCGCTCATCGCCGCCAACCCGCAGCGGATCCTGTGGGGCAGCGACTGGCCGCACCCGAACACGTCGCCCGAAGCGGTCAACGCCGACAGCGGCACCTCTCCGCGCCTGCCGATCGACGATGTGGCGGTGCTGAATCAATTCCAGGTCTGGCTCCCGACGATTCCACAACGGCGCGTCGTCCTCGTCGACAACCCGGCGCGGCTGTACGGCTGGTAGCCCGGCGCGCCGGCGACGCGAACCGCGCTACAATCCGCCATCCGGTCACGCGCGGAGGCACGGCTGAACGATGCGGAAGTGGATATCGGTTGCGGGAATGGTGTCGCTGGTCGTCGTCGACGTGCTGGCGACCTGCGGCGGAGGCGGCGGGGGCGGCACCGGCGGGATGGGCGGCGGCGGCGCGATGGCCGACGTCGTCTATCAGGTGCCATGGAAGCTGCTCAACGGCAGTGAGCCGCTCGAGGGCGGCGGCCTCGTCGTCTACTGGTTCCCGGCGTCGGAAAACGAGCTGAAGAACTCGAGCCTGCGCAACTCGCGCATGCTGTCGCTCTATGCCTCGCAGTGTGTGACGATGGCGGTGGCCGACATCGGGCAGCCGCTCGGACGAAAGTTCGCGGTCGACGACAAGGCGCCGGTCGCCGTGCTCGCCCAGACCGACGGCACGATCATCGGCAAGGCGCCGGGCGATCCCGACGGCCGGCTGCGCGTCGGCAAGGTCGAAAAACTGCTCGACGGCGAGATGAAACAGCGCGAAGCCGGAGTCAAGGGCACGCTCAATACTGCCAAGGACGCCGCCAAGCGCGGCGACAAAGACGCCGCGATCGCCCAGTACAAATCGGTACTCGATCAGAAGTGCCTCTTCCCCAAGCTGGCGAAGGACGCGGCCAACGAGCTGAAGAAGCTCGGCGCCGCCGGCGTCGAGCCGATGCCCGACGCGCCCGACTTCGACGCCTCGGTCGGCGCGCGAATCGAACAGGCGCTCAAGAGCGGCCTGATGGCGGAGAACATGGCCGACTACGCCAAGGCCGAAAAGTTCTACGCTGCGGCGCGGCGGCTCGATCCCGCCGATCCGGCGCCGCTGCGCTACCTGGGGGAACTCTATCGCCATCAGACCGGCGACTGGGCCAAGGCGCGCACGACGTTCGAGCAGATCCTGGCGATGCCGTCCGATCCACTGTCGCGCGCGGTTGCGCTGCACGGGCTCGGCAAGATGACGATCCACGACGGCGAGTTCCAGAAGGGGCTGCACCTGATGGAGCAGTCGGCCGCCGTGTTTCCGCTGCCGCTGACCTATCGCAACCTGGCCGTCTACTGGCACTCGGAGGGCGATCGACGGAAGGCGGATGCGTACACGAAGAAGGCGCTGGCGCTCGATCCCGACGAGCCGTTCAACGTCGTGTTCGCGGCGGCGTTCGCGGCCGGCGCCGGCGGCGACGAGGCGCGTCGCGCGCTGGCGGTCGCGCAGGCGCACGAGGACTTGCTCTGCGCGTCCTACAACCTGGCGGCGATCCATGCGCAGCTCGGCGATCGCAACAAGGCGCTCGCGCTGCTCAGGCGGCATTTCTACGCCTACGAAAAGTTCGACTCGGTCCGCAGCAAGGAGATGATGGAGGCGCGCGTCGACGCCGTGTTCGCGTCCATCGTCAAGGACCCTGAGTTCCTGTCGCTCACCGCCGGCGCCGACGGCAAGCTTCCCATGCGCGAAGGCGACGGCCGGCGGCCGCTGCCTGAAGAGATGACGAGGCACTGATGGCTCAGCAGTCCGATCCGTTGTTCGCTCCGATGAAAGGCGCCGACACGCGCGTCGTCGGCGGCGTCCAGGTGGACGTCGCCGCGGCCGGCAGCGGCCGCATCAAGCGCGTCATTTACCAGCCGGGGTTCCGCTGGTCGACCGACATGAAGGACAAGGTCGGCACCGACCTCTGTATGCATGCGCACGTCGGCTTCATCG
It includes:
- a CDS encoding tetratricopeptide repeat protein produces the protein MRKWISVAGMVSLVVVDVLATCGGGGGGGTGGMGGGGAMADVVYQVPWKLLNGSEPLEGGGLVVYWFPASENELKNSSLRNSRMLSLYASQCVTMAVADIGQPLGRKFAVDDKAPVAVLAQTDGTIIGKAPGDPDGRLRVGKVEKLLDGEMKQREAGVKGTLNTAKDAAKRGDKDAAIAQYKSVLDQKCLFPKLAKDAANELKKLGAAGVEPMPDAPDFDASVGARIEQALKSGLMAENMADYAKAEKFYAAARRLDPADPAPLRYLGELYRHQTGDWAKARTTFEQILAMPSDPLSRAVALHGLGKMTIHDGEFQKGLHLMEQSAAVFPLPLTYRNLAVYWHSEGDRRKADAYTKKALALDPDEPFNVVFAAAFAAGAGGDEARRALAVAQAHEDLLCASYNLAAIHAQLGDRNKALALLRRHFYAYEKFDSVRSKEMMEARVDAVFASIVKDPEFLSLTAGADGKLPMREGDGRRPLPEEMTRH
- a CDS encoding amidohydrolase family protein, translated to MLTRRELMSGAAAVAAAALMRDDAWAQAPSGQGSVSFLMPAGATDCHAHVFCDSKAFPMAPGRTYTPDAAPVSEYIALARRLGIERTVFIQPSVYGADNTCILAAIREIGSHARGIAVVGDTTSDAELDDMIHTGIRGLRINLETTGQADPSQARERFLAAVKRIGARKLHVQMFTRPSVIAAIKEAIEASPLTVVFDHFGGAQAAGGVEQPGFDALAALVQSGKAYVKLSAPYRGSTQTPAYADMAPLAKALIAANPQRILWGSDWPHPNTSPEAVNADSGTSPRLPIDDVAVLNQFQVWLPTIPQRRVVLVDNPARLYGW